The following proteins come from a genomic window of Peromyscus eremicus chromosome 23, PerEre_H2_v1, whole genome shotgun sequence:
- the Lrrc8e gene encoding volume-regulated anion channel subunit LRRC8E: MIPVAEFKQFTEQQPAFKVLKPWWDVLAEYLTVAMLMIGVFGCTLQVTQDKIICLPSHEPRENLSEAPCQQLLPQGVSEQMGGFRELSGLKNNLDLQQYSFINQLCYETALHWYAKYFPYLVVIHTLIFMVCTSFWFKFPGTSSKIEHFISILGKCFDSPWTTRALSEVSGENHKGPAAGRAMVTTVTATGTGSGKAGEGEKEKVLVEPEKVVTEPPVVTLLDKKEGEQAKALFEKVKKFRVHVEEGDILYSMYIRQTVLKVCKFFAILVYNLVYVEKISFLVACRVETSEVTGYASFCCNHTKAHLFSKLAFCYISFVCVYGITCLYTLYWLFHRPLKEYSFRSVREETGMNDIPDVKNDFAFMLHLIDQYDSLYSKRFAVFLSEVSESRLKQLNLNHEWTPEKLRQKLQRNTRGRLELALCMLPGLPDTVFELSELEALRLEAICDISFPPGLSQLVNLQELSLLHSPARLPFSSQIFLRDRLKVIYVKFEELREVPLWVFGLRGLEELHLEGLFPPEMARAATLESLRELKQLKVLSLRSNAGKVPASVTDVAGHLQRLSLHNDGARLLALNSLKKLAVLRELELVACGLERIPHAIFSLGALQELDLKDNHLRSIEEILSFQHCRKLVTLRLWHNQIAYVPEHVRKLRGLEQLYLSHNKLETLPPQLGQCFGLRLLDVSHNGLRSLPPELGLLQSLQHLALSYNALESLPDELFFCQKLRTLLLGYNHLTQLSPRVATLRTLSRLELKGNRLEALPEELGDCKGLKKSGLLVEDTLYEGLPAEVREKMEEE; the protein is encoded by the exons ATGATCCCAGTGGCGGAGTTCAAGCAGTTCACAGAACAGCAGCCTGCATTCAAGGTGCTGAAGCCCTGGTGGGATGTGCTGGCTGAGTACCTTACTGTGGCCATGCTCATGATTGGGGTCTTCGGGTGCACCCTTCAG GTGACACAAGACAAGATCATCTGCCTGCCCAGCCATGAACCCCGAGAGAACTTATCAGAGGCTCCTTGCCAGCAGCTATTGCCTCAAGGGGTCTCTGAGCAGATGGGGGGCTTCCGAGAGCTGAGTGGCCTCAAAAACAACCTAGATCTCCAACAGTATAGCTTTATTAACCAGCTCTGCTACGAGACAGCCCTTCACTGGTATGCCAAGTACTTCCCCTACCTGGTGGTCATTCATACACTCATCTTCATGGTCTGTACCAGCTTTTGGTTCAAATTCCCTGGCACCAGCTCCAAGATTGAACACTTCATCTCCATCCTGGGCAAGTGTTTTGATTCCCCATGGACCACTCGGGCCTTGTCTGAGGTATCTGGAGAGAACCACAAGGGCCCAGCTGCTGGACGGGCCATGGTGACCACAGTAACCGCAACAGGGACAGGATCGGGAAAGGCAGGTGAAGGTGAGAAGGAGAAGGTGCTAGTCGAGCCTGAAAAGGTGGTGACTGAGCCTCCAGTGGTCACCCTGCTGGACAAGAAGGAGGGTGAACAAGCTAAGGCCCTGTTTGAGAAGGTCAAGAAGTTCCGTGTGCATGTGGAAGAGGGTGACATCCTCTACTCTATGTATATCCGGCAGACAGTGCTCAAAGTGTGTAAGTTTTTTGCCATCCTGGTTTACAACTTGGTCTATGTGGAGAAGATAAGCTTTCTGGTGGCCTGCAGGGTGGAGACCTCAGAGGTCACAGGGTACGCCAGTTTCTGCTGCAACCACACCAAGGCCCACCTCTTCTCTAAGCTGGCCTTCTGCTACATCtccttcgtgtgtgtgtatggcatcACCTGCCTGTATACGCTCTACTGGCTCTTCCATAGGCCCCTCAAAGAGTACTCCTTCCGTTCTGTGCGTGAGGAGACAGGCATGAATGACATCCCAGATGTCAAGAACGACTTTGCCTTCATGCTCCACCTCATTGACCAGTATGACTCCCTCTATTCTAAACGGTTCGCCGTCTTCCTCTCTGAAGTCAGCGAAAGCCGCCTGAAGCAACTCAACCTCAACCATGAGTGGACacctgagaagctgaggcagaagctgCAGCGCAACACGCGTGGCCGGCTGGAGCTGGCCCTCTGCATGCTCCCTGGACTGCCTGACACTGTCTTCGAGCTCAGTGAGCTGGAAGCGCTCAGACTTGAAGCCATCTGTGATATCTCCTTTCCCCCAGGGCTTTCCCAGCTTGTGAACCTTCAGGAGCTCAGCTTGCTTCACTCACCAGCCAGGCTGCCCTTCTCTTCACAGATCTTCCTGCGGGATCGCCTGAAGGTGATCTATGTCAAATTTGAAGAGCTCCGAGAGGTGCCCCTCTGGGTGTTTGGGCTTCGAGGCTTGGAGGAACTGCATCTGGAAGGACTCTTTCCCCCAGAGATGGCCCGGGCTGCCACCCTTGAGAGCCTCCGGGAGCTTAAGCAGCTCAAAGTACTGTCTCTGCGTAGCAATGCAGGGAAGGTGCCAGCCAGCGTGACTGACGTGGCTGGACACCTTCAGCGACTCAGCCTGCACAATGATGGGGCTCGCTTGCTTGCCCTCAACAGCCTCAAGAAGCTGGCGGTGTTACGGGAGCTGGAGCTGGTGGCCTGTGGGCTGGAACGTATCCCCCATGCAATCTTTAGCCTGGGGGCTCTGCAGGAACTTGACCTCAAGGACAACCACCTTAGGTCCATTGAGGAAATCCTCAGCTTCCAGCACTGTCGGAAGCTGGTCACTCTCAGGCTGTGGCACAACCAGATAGCCTATGTTCCTGAGCACGTGAGGAAGCTCCGTGGCCTGGAGCAGCTCTACCTCAGTCACAACAAGCTCGAGACTCTTCCCCCCCAGCTTGGCCAATGCTTTGGCCTCCGCCTGCTGGACGTGTCCCACAATGGGCTTCGTTCCCTGCCACCTGAGTTGGGCCTCCTCCAGAGCCTCCAGCATCTAGCTCTCTCCTACAATGCACTAGAGAGCCTGCCTGATGAATTGTTCTTCTGCCAGAAGCTGCGGACATTGCTCTTGGGCTACAACCACCTAACTCAGCTTTCACCTCGTGTAGCCACCCTCCGAACCCTTAGCCGTCTGGAGCTCAAGGGTAACCGGTTGGAGGCTCTGCCAGAAGAACTCGGTGACTGCAAGGGGCTAAAGAAGTCAGGGCTGCTGGTGGAGGACACCCTTTACGAGGGACTGCCTGCAGAGGTGcgggagaagatggaggaggaatga
- the Map2k7 gene encoding dual specificity mitogen-activated protein kinase kinase 7 isoform X1, with protein MAASSLEQKLSRLEAKLKQENREARRRIDLNLDISPQRPRPIIVITLSPAPAPSQRAALQLPLANDGGSRSPSSESSPQHPTPPTRPRHMLGLPSTLFTPRSMESIEIDQKLQEIMKQTGYLTIGGQRYQAEINDLENLGEMGSGTCGQVWKMRFRKTGHIIAVKQMRRSGNKEENKRILMDLDVVLKSHDCPYIVQCFGTFITNTDVFIAMELMGTCAEKLKKRMQGPIPERILGKMTVAIVKALYYLKEKHGVIHRDVKPSNILLDERGQIKLCDFGISGRLVDSKAKTRSAGCAAYMAPERIDPPDPTKPDYDIRADVWSLGISLVELATGQFPYKNCKTDFEVLTKVLQEEPPLLPGHMGFSGDFQSFVKDCLTKDHRKRPKYNKLLEHSFIKHYETLEVDVASWFKDVMAKTESPRTSGVLSQHHLPFFR; from the exons ATGGCGGCGTCCTCCCTGGAGCAAAAGCTGTCCCGCCTGGAAGccaagctgaagcaggagaaccGCGAGGCCCGGAGGAGGATCGACCTCAACCTGGATATCAGCCCCCAGCGGCCCAGGCCCA TTATTGTGATCACTCTAAGCCCTGCTCCTGCCCCGTCCCAGCGAGCAG CCCTGCAGCTCCCACTGGCCAACGATGGGGGCAGCCGCTCACCATCCTCGGAGAGCTCCCCACAGCACCCTACACCCCCCACCCGGCCCCGCCACATGCTGGGGCTCCCATCAACCTTGTTCACACCCCGCAGTATGGAGAG CATCGAGATTGACCAGAAGCTGCAGGAGATCATGAAGCAGACAGGGTACCTGACCATCGGGGGCCAG CGATATCAGGCAGAAATCAATGACTTGGAGAACCTGGGAGAGATGGGCAGCGGTACCTGTGGTCAGGTGTGGAAGATGCGCTTCCGGAAGACAGGCCACATCATTGCTGTCAAG CAAATGCGGCGCTCggggaacaaggaggagaataagcgCATCCTGATGGACCTGGACGTGGTGCTCAAGAGCCACGACTGCCCCTACATTGTTCAGTGCTTTGGCACCTTCATCACCAAT ACAGACGTCTTCATTGCCATGGAGCTCATGGGCACGTGTGCAGAGAAGCTGAAGAAACGGATGCAGGGCCCCATTCCGGAGCGGATCTTGGGCAAGATGACTGTGGCG ATTGTGAAAGCGCTGTACTATCTAAAGGAGAAGCATGGTGTCATCCATCGTGATGTCAAACCCTCCAACATCCTGCTCGACGAGCGGGGGCAGATCAAGCTCTGTGACTTTGGCATCAGTGGCCGTCTTGTTGACTCTAAGGCCAAAACACGGAGTGCTGGCTGTGCTGCCTACATGGCT CCTGAGCGCATTGACCCTCCAGAccccaccaagcctgactacGACATCCGAGCCGATGTGTGGAGCCTGGGCATATCATTG GTGGAGCTGGCAACGGGACAGTTTCCCTACAAGAACTGCAAGACGGACTTTGAGGTCCTCACCAAAGTCCTGCAGGAAGAGCCCCCACTCCTGCCTGGTCACATGGGCTTCTCAGGGGACTTCCAGTCATTCGTCAAAGACTG CCTTACTAAAGATCACAGGAAGAGACCAAAGTATAATAAGCTACTT GAACACAGCTTCATCAAGCACTATGAGACACTCGAGGTGGATGTGGCGTCCTGGTTCAAGGATGTCATGGCAAAGACCGAGTCTCCAAGGACTAGTGGAGTCCTGAGCCAACACCACCTGCCCTTCTTCAGGTAG
- the Map2k7 gene encoding dual specificity mitogen-activated protein kinase kinase 7 isoform X2 — MAASSLEQKLSRLEAKLKQENREARRRIDLNLDISPQRPRPTLQLPLANDGGSRSPSSESSPQHPTPPTRPRHMLGLPSTLFTPRSMESIEIDQKLQEIMKQTGYLTIGGQRYQAEINDLENLGEMGSGTCGQVWKMRFRKTGHIIAVKQMRRSGNKEENKRILMDLDVVLKSHDCPYIVQCFGTFITNTDVFIAMELMGTCAEKLKKRMQGPIPERILGKMTVAIVKALYYLKEKHGVIHRDVKPSNILLDERGQIKLCDFGISGRLVDSKAKTRSAGCAAYMAPERIDPPDPTKPDYDIRADVWSLGISLVELATGQFPYKNCKTDFEVLTKVLQEEPPLLPGHMGFSGDFQSFVKDCLTKDHRKRPKYNKLLEHSFIKHYETLEVDVASWFKDVMAKTESPRTSGVLSQHHLPFFR, encoded by the exons ATGGCGGCGTCCTCCCTGGAGCAAAAGCTGTCCCGCCTGGAAGccaagctgaagcaggagaaccGCGAGGCCCGGAGGAGGATCGACCTCAACCTGGATATCAGCCCCCAGCGGCCCAGGCCCA CCCTGCAGCTCCCACTGGCCAACGATGGGGGCAGCCGCTCACCATCCTCGGAGAGCTCCCCACAGCACCCTACACCCCCCACCCGGCCCCGCCACATGCTGGGGCTCCCATCAACCTTGTTCACACCCCGCAGTATGGAGAG CATCGAGATTGACCAGAAGCTGCAGGAGATCATGAAGCAGACAGGGTACCTGACCATCGGGGGCCAG CGATATCAGGCAGAAATCAATGACTTGGAGAACCTGGGAGAGATGGGCAGCGGTACCTGTGGTCAGGTGTGGAAGATGCGCTTCCGGAAGACAGGCCACATCATTGCTGTCAAG CAAATGCGGCGCTCggggaacaaggaggagaataagcgCATCCTGATGGACCTGGACGTGGTGCTCAAGAGCCACGACTGCCCCTACATTGTTCAGTGCTTTGGCACCTTCATCACCAAT ACAGACGTCTTCATTGCCATGGAGCTCATGGGCACGTGTGCAGAGAAGCTGAAGAAACGGATGCAGGGCCCCATTCCGGAGCGGATCTTGGGCAAGATGACTGTGGCG ATTGTGAAAGCGCTGTACTATCTAAAGGAGAAGCATGGTGTCATCCATCGTGATGTCAAACCCTCCAACATCCTGCTCGACGAGCGGGGGCAGATCAAGCTCTGTGACTTTGGCATCAGTGGCCGTCTTGTTGACTCTAAGGCCAAAACACGGAGTGCTGGCTGTGCTGCCTACATGGCT CCTGAGCGCATTGACCCTCCAGAccccaccaagcctgactacGACATCCGAGCCGATGTGTGGAGCCTGGGCATATCATTG GTGGAGCTGGCAACGGGACAGTTTCCCTACAAGAACTGCAAGACGGACTTTGAGGTCCTCACCAAAGTCCTGCAGGAAGAGCCCCCACTCCTGCCTGGTCACATGGGCTTCTCAGGGGACTTCCAGTCATTCGTCAAAGACTG CCTTACTAAAGATCACAGGAAGAGACCAAAGTATAATAAGCTACTT GAACACAGCTTCATCAAGCACTATGAGACACTCGAGGTGGATGTGGCGTCCTGGTTCAAGGATGTCATGGCAAAGACCGAGTCTCCAAGGACTAGTGGAGTCCTGAGCCAACACCACCTGCCCTTCTTCAGGTAG
- the Tgfbr3l gene encoding LOW QUALITY PROTEIN: transforming growth factor-beta receptor type 3-like protein (The sequence of the model RefSeq protein was modified relative to this genomic sequence to represent the inferred CDS: inserted 2 bases in 1 codon; substituted 1 base at 1 genomic stop codon) → MDRLECKGAPPFPGAPGPWLRRPLFSLDLSDXQDSFPPCTGPLEVPADSHVFVQAALACPSPRWDLALHRCSVTPSRPALGPALVLLRGGCPADASVNFSPPPHPDAARPTRFSFRLRPVFSASVQFLHCQISRCRRSHRHRALHQTPTPLTPPXPSQCLPQDEACAGRGESLGTDSPHLHTLTQPIVATVPHPPPRPFKSLLGRAVRPEPPAPAAAALESAPVVALVLAAFVLGAALAAGLGLVCAHSAPHPTRQPPRASPGGPQIQRP, encoded by the exons ATGGACAGGCTTGAGTGCAAGGGAG CACCCCCATTCCCTGGGGCGCCTGGCCCCTGGCTGCGCAGACCCCTTTTCAGTCTGGATTTATCAGA ACAGGATTCATTCCCTCCCTGCACTGGGCCACTGGAGGTTCCAGCCGACAGCCATGTGTTTGTGCAG GCAGCCTTGGCCTGTCCTTCACCGAGATGGGACCTGGCCCTGCACCGCTGCTCAGTAACACCCTCACGCCCGGCCCTGGGGCCTGCTCTGGTGCTTCTACGTGGGGGCTGCCCTGCTGACGCCTCTGTCAACTTCTCACCACCTCCACATCCGGATGCTGCTCGCCCCACACGCTTCAGCTTCCGCCTGCGCCCGGTATTCAGCGCCTCAGTGCAGTTCCTGCACTGCCAGATAAGCCGCTGCCGTCGCAGCCACCGCCACCGAGCTCTCCACCAGACACCGACGCCTCTTACCCCGCCATAGCCGTCGCAG TGTCTGCCTCAAGATGAGGCATGCGCGGGCAGAGGTGAGAGCCTTGGTACCGACAGCCCCCACCTGCACACTCTGACGCAGCCCATCGTGGCCACAGTACCTCATCCACCCCCTA GGCCGTTTAAGAGCCTCCTCGGCAGGGCCGTGCGTCCAGAGCCGCCCGCTCCAGCCGCTGCAGCCCTGGAGTCCGCACCAGTGGTGGCGTTGGTGTTGGCCGCATTCGTGCTGGGTGCTGCGCTGGCCGCTGGGCTCGGTCTCGTCTGCGCGCACTCAG caccccaccccacccgccaGCCTCCTAGAGCTTCACCCGGCGGCCCCCAGATCCAGAGGCCCTAG